The following coding sequences are from one Triticum aestivum cultivar Chinese Spring chromosome 5A, IWGSC CS RefSeq v2.1, whole genome shotgun sequence window:
- the LOC123106505 gene encoding glutaredoxin-C1-like: MEQVTKLAGQRAVVIFGMSSCCMCHTVTSLLRDLGVNPMVVELDEDPRGKEMEKALVRLLGRSPAVPVVFIGGRLTGCTDKVMSLHLSGKLVPLLRNAGAVWV; encoded by the coding sequence ATGGAGCAGGTGACGAAGCTAGCGGGGCAGCGGGCGGTGGTGATCTTCGGCATGAGCTCCTGCTGCATGTGCCACACCGTGACGAGCCTCCTCCGGGATCTCGGCGTGAACCCGATGGTGGTGGAGCTAGACGAGGACCCTAGGGGGAAGGAGATGGAGAAGGCGCTGGTGCGGCTCCTCGGCCGCAGCCCTGCTGTGCCGGTGGTGTTCATCGGCGGCAGGCTCACCGGATGCACCGACAAGGTCATGTCCCTTCACCTCAGCGGCAAGCTTGTCCCACTGCTTCGTAATGCAGGTGCAGTCTGGGTGTAG